Proteins found in one Nocardia brasiliensis ATCC 700358 genomic segment:
- a CDS encoding VOC family protein, with protein sequence MSEVKPVPEGYPVVSPGLAIDGAAAAIDFYKHVFGASERMRMPGPDGKVAHCELMFGNSLVMVGDPAEELDFLDPKRVGGTPVNLYVYVEDADAAFAAALGAGARELTPMTTQFYGDRSGAFEDPWGHRWTVATHVEDVSPEEMDRRMAEQFG encoded by the coding sequence ATGTCCGAGGTCAAACCCGTTCCCGAGGGGTACCCGGTGGTGTCGCCGGGGCTCGCGATCGACGGCGCGGCCGCCGCGATCGATTTCTACAAGCACGTTTTCGGCGCATCGGAGCGGATGCGCATGCCGGGGCCGGACGGCAAGGTCGCGCACTGCGAGCTGATGTTCGGCAATTCGCTCGTGATGGTCGGTGACCCGGCCGAGGAACTCGACTTCCTCGACCCGAAGCGGGTCGGCGGCACGCCGGTGAACCTCTACGTCTATGTCGAGGACGCGGACGCCGCCTTCGCCGCGGCCCTCGGTGCGGGCGCGCGCGAGCTGACGCCGATGACCACGCAGTTCTACGGTGACCGCAGCGGGGCATTCGAGGACCCGTGGGGCCACCGGTGGACGGTGGCCACGCACGTCGAGGACGTTTCACCGGAGGAGATGGACCGCCGGATGGCCGAGCAGTTCGGCTAG
- a CDS encoding ubiquinol-cytochrome c reductase iron-sulfur subunit, which translates to MTHDEPLLTRRTVVASTVVAAAALSACTTYGKEDAAPAPKPVQAEPPGDAAVEAIAKTADIPVGGGVIVGDTVITQPSAGSFVGLSAVCTHAGCKVATVSGGTINCACHGSRYALDGTVAGGPAPRPLAAKTIRVVGDSVVPG; encoded by the coding sequence ATGACGCACGACGAACCATTGCTCACCCGGCGCACCGTGGTCGCGAGCACCGTTGTCGCCGCGGCGGCACTCAGCGCGTGCACCACGTACGGCAAGGAAGATGCCGCGCCCGCGCCGAAACCGGTGCAGGCCGAGCCGCCGGGTGACGCGGCGGTCGAGGCGATCGCCAAGACGGCCGACATCCCGGTCGGCGGCGGGGTGATCGTCGGCGACACCGTGATCACCCAGCCGAGCGCGGGGTCGTTCGTCGGCCTGTCCGCGGTGTGCACGCACGCGGGCTGCAAGGTCGCGACCGTCTCCGGCGGCACCATCAATTGCGCCTGCCACGGCAGCAGGTACGCGCTGGACGGCACGGTGGCCGGCGGCCCGGCCCCGCGGCCGTTGGCCGCGAAAACTATTCGGGTGGTGGGTGATTCGGTGGTGCCGGGCTAG
- a CDS encoding DUF6529 family protein, translated as MSAERETAPLGRPHSGTAAIAVALLIGAAVAVLLGVYGKTHEPSAFSVNVAGFSGPQAVKAWLGTAAFALALGQFVSALAMYGKLPVRTPSWIGTAHVWSGRLAVLVSVPAAVHCLYALGFQHYDTRVLWHSLLGCFFYGAFVAKMLLLTRKGLPGWVLPVAGGLVLTGLTGLWLTSSLWFFQHNGLTF; from the coding sequence GTGTCGGCTGAGCGAGAAACCGCGCCCCTCGGACGGCCGCACTCCGGTACGGCGGCCATCGCCGTCGCACTGCTGATCGGCGCCGCGGTGGCGGTGCTGCTCGGCGTATACGGGAAAACGCATGAGCCGTCAGCTTTCTCGGTCAATGTCGCCGGATTCTCCGGTCCGCAGGCGGTGAAGGCTTGGCTGGGCACCGCAGCGTTCGCGCTCGCGCTGGGCCAGTTCGTTTCGGCGCTGGCGATGTACGGCAAGCTGCCGGTGCGCACGCCATCCTGGATCGGCACCGCGCATGTCTGGTCGGGCCGGCTGGCCGTGCTGGTCAGCGTGCCGGCCGCGGTGCACTGCCTGTATGCCTTGGGTTTTCAGCATTACGACACCCGGGTGCTCTGGCATTCGCTGCTCGGCTGCTTCTTCTACGGCGCGTTCGTCGCCAAAATGCTGCTGCTCACGCGAAAAGGGTTGCCCGGCTGGGTGCTCCCGGTGGCGGGCGGCCTCGTGCTGACCGGGCTCACCGGACTCTGGCTCACCTCGTCGCTCTGGTTCTTCCAGCACAACGGCCTCACCTTCTGA
- a CDS encoding type II toxin-antitoxin system Phd/YefM family antitoxin — MTALPARDLRNHTAEVLRRVEAGEEIEILKDNRPVAKIIPLPRRRQWIPATEIMQELIRLGPDTTGLRAELRETLTETTDDLPW, encoded by the coding sequence ATGACTGCATTGCCGGCGCGGGACCTCCGCAATCACACCGCGGAGGTTTTGCGGCGTGTGGAGGCTGGGGAAGAAATCGAGATTCTGAAGGACAATCGTCCGGTGGCGAAGATCATTCCGTTGCCTCGGCGGCGGCAGTGGATTCCGGCAACCGAGATCATGCAGGAGTTGATCCGGCTCGGCCCCGATACGACAGGTCTGCGTGCGGAGCTGCGGGAGACCTTGACCGAGACGACGGACGATCTGCCGTGGTGA
- a CDS encoding type II toxin-antitoxin system VapC family toxin: protein MNVEQALADTSIFIGLEAKRFDPAQIEGYELGVSVVTLGELRLGVLHATDPESAARRLSTYQLAQRFEPLAVDEKVAEQWALLVSRLRAAGRKVPINDSWIAATAMAYDIPIATQDNDYDAMPDLRIIKL, encoded by the coding sequence GTGAACGTCGAGCAGGCGCTCGCCGATACTTCGATCTTCATCGGTTTGGAGGCCAAGCGCTTCGATCCGGCGCAAATCGAAGGTTATGAGCTGGGCGTCTCTGTCGTCACGCTGGGTGAACTCCGCCTCGGTGTGCTGCACGCGACCGATCCGGAATCGGCCGCTCGGCGCTTGTCGACTTACCAACTGGCCCAACGATTCGAGCCGCTCGCCGTCGATGAGAAGGTGGCCGAGCAGTGGGCCCTCCTTGTCTCGCGTCTTCGGGCAGCCGGTCGCAAAGTGCCGATCAATGACAGTTGGATTGCCGCGACGGCGATGGCCTATGACATTCCGATCGCCACCCAAGACAACGACTACGACGCCATGCCGGACCTTCGGATCATCAAGCTCTGA
- a CDS encoding NADPH-dependent FMN reductase, whose product MTQQRGSDPARNASRVAGEPDRLRVVLIQSSTRTGRFGPTVADWFARQLRRRDLQVDRLDLATAGLPDQLAGHDEPAPIAVRQFGDRLAAADAFVVVTPEYNRSFPAALKNAIDWFDTEWAAKPVTVVGYGTDCDGGHAATQLRQIFGELNAVPIRRTLTITKAWQRFAPNGSWPRRDPDLEAATTATVDQLLWWATALRTARTTTPFIP is encoded by the coding sequence GTGACACAGCAGCGCGGGAGCGACCCGGCGCGGAACGCGAGCCGGGTGGCGGGCGAGCCGGACCGGTTGCGGGTGGTGCTGATCCAGAGCAGCACCCGCACCGGGCGGTTCGGGCCGACCGTGGCCGACTGGTTCGCCCGGCAGCTGCGCCGCCGCGACCTGCAGGTGGATCGGCTCGACCTCGCGACGGCCGGGCTCCCCGACCAGCTGGCCGGCCACGACGAACCGGCACCGATCGCGGTGCGGCAGTTCGGCGATCGGCTCGCCGCCGCCGACGCGTTCGTTGTGGTCACGCCCGAATACAACCGCAGCTTCCCCGCCGCACTGAAGAACGCGATCGACTGGTTCGACACCGAATGGGCGGCCAAGCCGGTGACCGTCGTCGGCTACGGCACCGACTGCGACGGCGGGCATGCCGCCACCCAGCTCCGCCAGATCTTCGGCGAACTCAACGCCGTCCCCATCCGCCGCACCCTCACCATCACCAAAGCCTGGCAACGCTTCGCCCCCAACGGTTCCTGGCCCCGCCGCGACCCCGACCTAGAAGCCGCCACCACCGCCACCGTCGACCAACTCCTCTGGTGGGCCACCGCCCTCCGCACCGCCCGCACCACCACCCCCTTCATCCCCTGA
- a CDS encoding alpha/beta fold hydrolase, translated as MKLTTVFAAAALAATALLTGCATADQPAKSTPGAYADVNGLHMYYEVHGAPTDQPPLVLLHGALSGIDTDFGQLIPELSKTRQVIAVEQQAHGRTADVDRLLRTPQMAADTVALLKQIGVQRADILGYSMGAGVALEITLKNPGLVRKQILAAGSLGAGGMHPGLLEGLADLKPEMLHGSPFHEDYLKNAPRPEDFPKLVERVREQDMNGIPEVAPDDARQIKAPTLTVIGDSDIVRPEHAVEMFRLFGGGIMGDTPAGLPNAQLAILPGTTHVTLVHRPDLLLPMIPAFLDAPVKDTL; from the coding sequence ATGAAACTCACCACCGTTTTCGCCGCCGCTGCCCTCGCCGCCACCGCGCTGCTGACCGGTTGCGCGACCGCGGACCAGCCCGCGAAGTCCACGCCCGGCGCCTACGCCGACGTCAACGGCCTGCACATGTACTACGAGGTGCACGGCGCCCCGACCGACCAGCCGCCGCTGGTGTTGCTGCACGGCGCGCTCTCGGGCATCGACACCGACTTCGGCCAGCTGATCCCCGAGCTGTCCAAGACCCGCCAGGTCATCGCGGTGGAACAGCAGGCGCACGGCCGCACCGCCGATGTCGATCGGCTGCTGCGCACCCCGCAGATGGCCGCCGACACCGTGGCGTTACTGAAGCAGATCGGCGTCCAGCGGGCCGACATCCTCGGCTACAGCATGGGTGCCGGTGTGGCACTGGAGATCACGCTGAAGAATCCGGGGTTGGTGCGCAAGCAGATCTTGGCGGCGGGGTCGCTGGGCGCGGGCGGCATGCATCCCGGGCTGCTCGAAGGGCTCGCCGACCTGAAGCCCGAGATGCTGCACGGGTCACCGTTCCACGAGGACTATCTGAAGAACGCGCCGCGCCCCGAGGACTTCCCGAAGCTGGTCGAGCGGGTGCGCGAGCAGGACATGAACGGTATTCCGGAGGTCGCGCCCGACGACGCCCGCCAGATCAAGGCGCCGACCCTGACCGTGATCGGCGATTCCGACATCGTCCGGCCCGAGCACGCGGTCGAGATGTTCCGGCTCTTCGGCGGCGGCATCATGGGCGACACCCCGGCCGGGCTGCCGAACGCTCAGCTGGCCATCCTGCCCGGCACCACGCACGTCACGCTGGTGCACCGGCCCGACCTGCTGCTGCCGATGATCCCGGCCTTCCTCGACGCGCCCGTCAAGGACACGCTGTGA
- a CDS encoding BTAD domain-containing putative transcriptional regulator, translating to MRFGVLGPLTVWTDGGTVVPIPGTKVRALLADLLVQPGQPVSSDRLIDDIWADDPPGNPAGTLAAKASQLRRALEDAEPGARELVVSPPPGYRLAATAVDALRFRELVATARASTELRERARILTEALALWRGPAFTDFRDATFAQPAIAQLTEQRLVAVEELAEARLALGEYRDVAGELAAVVAEYPLRERLRAAQLKALYGAGRQAEALDSYADLRRQLADELGLDPSPELVALHGSILGQDLVLTAAPPAPVLRRRTSNIPAQRTELIGRANDLAEVRRAVGEARLVTLTGPGGVGKTRLALAAAAALTDRFAQGTWLVELAPLQPTAADGPCFLVDAVAQVLDIRTDDGGDPVELVRAALAEQELLLVLDNCEHVVDYAADLAELLLGAAPNLHILATSQEQLRLPGEEVVAVEPLTVPNADTDLTALENAGAVQLFVTRARASDRSFVLDADTAAAVATLCRRLDGIPLALELAATRVRALGVHEMVARLDDRFRLLATGHRGAPPRQQTLTAMIDWSWGLLDETEQTVLRRLAVHAGGCTLEAAEIVCATGGSLATPPTGPVAGHSATANGPAIVLDPSTVADVVGRLVDRSLVQAVGRRYRLLESVAAFSTDRLAEAGEFDTAFEAHHRYYLELAERAAPELTGADQRRWLLRLDAEVANLRVALDGYLRAGAAEHALRLVNALAWYWFLRGRLAEARRWFEAALALGGAPEQRAPALAWRAGFAFQQAEFTGGAAKRAEVFAVFDTIDDPAGRARAELFLAVSALDSGDLPELEGLVHRALPVCERLGDRWGVATGHVALAQAAHSRADLTALAHHARSAARLFAEIDDRWGRLQAAEWLGGLAELTGDLAGAADIHTEALGLAQELELWGQVCTHLCWLGWIAMQHTEFERARGMGEQALRLAAEHGYGPSRVFASIVLAFTARRVGEAEVAERMLRELLAMTPTEGEETPLFLPMLQVELGYLHEERGEFAAALAMHLDALDGAQRIEAPRDTAFALAGLAAAAGALGEFDTAAQLFGAAETVREANGMPLLPAERPDIERPAAAVRAALGAAAFTDAHTAGAKLTVAEARQLAAACAPAPATPS from the coding sequence ATGCGGTTTGGTGTGCTCGGTCCGTTGACGGTCTGGACGGACGGCGGCACAGTCGTGCCGATTCCTGGAACAAAGGTGCGGGCGTTACTGGCCGACCTGCTGGTGCAGCCGGGGCAACCGGTATCGAGTGATCGCCTGATCGACGACATCTGGGCCGACGATCCGCCCGGCAATCCGGCGGGCACCCTCGCGGCGAAGGCCTCGCAACTGCGCCGGGCGCTGGAGGACGCCGAGCCCGGCGCCCGCGAGCTGGTGGTTTCGCCGCCGCCCGGTTACCGGCTCGCCGCCACCGCGGTGGACGCGTTGCGGTTTCGTGAGTTGGTGGCGACCGCGCGGGCCTCCACCGAGCTACGCGAGCGGGCGCGCATCCTCACCGAGGCGCTCGCGCTGTGGCGCGGCCCGGCGTTCACCGACTTCCGGGACGCCACGTTCGCCCAGCCCGCCATCGCGCAGTTGACCGAACAACGCCTGGTCGCGGTGGAGGAACTGGCCGAGGCGCGCTTGGCGCTCGGCGAATACCGGGACGTCGCAGGGGAACTCGCCGCGGTCGTCGCCGAATATCCACTGCGGGAACGTCTTCGCGCCGCACAGCTGAAGGCGCTCTACGGCGCGGGCCGGCAGGCTGAGGCGCTGGACAGTTACGCGGATCTGCGCAGGCAGCTCGCCGACGAACTGGGTCTGGACCCCAGCCCGGAGCTGGTCGCGCTGCACGGTTCGATCCTGGGCCAGGACTTGGTGCTGACCGCCGCGCCGCCGGCGCCGGTGCTGCGGCGGCGCACCTCGAACATTCCCGCCCAGCGCACCGAACTCATCGGGCGGGCAAACGATCTCGCCGAGGTGCGGCGCGCGGTGGGCGAGGCCAGGCTGGTCACGCTGACCGGTCCGGGCGGTGTCGGCAAGACCCGGCTGGCTTTGGCCGCGGCCGCCGCGCTCACCGACCGTTTCGCGCAGGGCACCTGGCTGGTCGAATTGGCGCCGCTGCAACCTACCGCCGCCGATGGGCCCTGTTTCCTCGTCGACGCGGTCGCGCAGGTGCTCGATATCCGCACCGACGACGGCGGCGATCCCGTCGAACTGGTCCGCGCCGCACTGGCCGAGCAGGAGCTGCTGCTCGTTCTCGACAACTGTGAGCATGTCGTCGATTACGCCGCCGATCTGGCCGAACTGCTGCTCGGCGCCGCGCCGAACCTGCACATCCTGGCGACGAGTCAGGAGCAGCTGCGCCTGCCCGGCGAAGAGGTTGTCGCGGTCGAGCCGCTGACCGTACCGAATGCAGATACCGACCTGACCGCTCTCGAAAATGCCGGGGCGGTGCAGCTTTTCGTGACCCGTGCGCGGGCGAGCGACCGTAGTTTCGTGCTGGACGCGGACACCGCGGCCGCGGTCGCCACCCTCTGCCGCCGGCTCGACGGCATCCCGCTCGCCCTGGAGCTGGCGGCGACCCGGGTCCGCGCGCTCGGCGTGCACGAGATGGTGGCCCGGCTCGACGACCGCTTCCGGCTGCTGGCCACCGGTCACCGTGGGGCGCCGCCACGCCAGCAGACGCTCACCGCGATGATCGACTGGAGCTGGGGGCTGCTGGACGAGACGGAACAGACGGTGCTGCGCCGCCTGGCCGTCCACGCGGGCGGCTGCACCCTGGAGGCGGCCGAGATCGTCTGCGCCACAGGAGGATCGCTCGCCACCCCGCCCACCGGGCCGGTAGCCGGCCACAGCGCGACCGCGAACGGCCCCGCTATCGTGCTCGATCCGTCGACGGTCGCCGATGTGGTCGGGCGACTGGTGGATCGATCGCTGGTGCAGGCCGTCGGCCGGCGGTACCGACTGCTGGAGTCGGTGGCGGCGTTCAGCACGGATCGCCTGGCCGAAGCAGGGGAGTTCGATACGGCCTTCGAGGCGCACCATCGGTACTACCTGGAACTGGCCGAGCGGGCGGCCCCCGAACTGACCGGCGCCGACCAACGCCGGTGGCTGTTGCGGCTGGACGCCGAGGTCGCGAATCTGCGAGTGGCACTGGATGGTTACCTGCGCGCGGGCGCGGCCGAGCACGCACTGCGGTTGGTGAACGCGCTCGCCTGGTACTGGTTCCTGCGCGGGCGGCTGGCCGAGGCGCGGCGCTGGTTCGAGGCCGCGCTGGCGCTGGGCGGCGCACCCGAACAGCGCGCGCCCGCACTGGCCTGGCGGGCCGGATTCGCCTTTCAGCAGGCGGAATTCACCGGCGGTGCGGCCAAGCGGGCCGAGGTGTTCGCGGTGTTCGACACCATCGACGACCCGGCGGGCCGGGCCAGGGCCGAACTGTTCCTCGCCGTGTCCGCCCTCGATTCGGGCGACCTGCCCGAGCTGGAAGGCCTGGTGCACCGGGCACTTCCGGTCTGCGAGCGGCTCGGCGACCGCTGGGGTGTGGCCACCGGGCATGTGGCGCTGGCACAGGCCGCGCACAGCCGGGCGGATCTGACGGCGCTGGCGCACCACGCGCGCTCGGCCGCGCGCCTGTTCGCCGAGATCGATGATCGCTGGGGCCGGCTCCAGGCCGCCGAATGGCTCGGTGGTCTGGCCGAATTGACCGGCGACCTGGCCGGTGCCGCCGATATCCACACCGAGGCCCTGGGTTTGGCGCAGGAGCTGGAGCTGTGGGGCCAGGTGTGCACCCATCTGTGCTGGCTCGGCTGGATCGCCATGCAGCACACCGAATTCGAGCGCGCCCGCGGCATGGGCGAGCAGGCGTTGCGCCTGGCCGCCGAGCACGGTTACGGCCCGAGCCGGGTGTTCGCCTCGATCGTGCTGGCGTTCACCGCGCGCCGGGTCGGGGAAGCCGAAGTGGCCGAACGCATGCTGCGCGAGCTGCTGGCCATGACGCCGACGGAAGGCGAGGAGACGCCGCTGTTCCTGCCCATGTTGCAGGTGGAACTCGGCTACCTGCACGAGGAACGCGGCGAGTTCGCCGCGGCGCTCGCCATGCACCTCGACGCTCTCGACGGCGCCCAGCGCATCGAAGCGCCCCGCGACACCGCCTTCGCCCTGGCGGGTCTCGCGGCCGCCGCCGGGGCGCTCGGCGAATTCGATACCGCGGCGCAGCTTTTCGGGGCCGCGGAGACGGTCCGCGAGGCGAACGGCATGCCACTGCTCCCGGCCGAACGCCCGGATATCGAGCGGCCCGCCGCCGCTGTCCGCGCCGCCCTCGGCGCGGCCGCGTTCACCGACGCGCACACGGCGGGCGCGAAACTGACCGTGGCCGAGGCCCGGCAGCTGGCCGCGGCGTGCGCACCTGCGCCGGCAACCCCGAGCTGA
- the acs gene encoding acetate--CoA ligase translates to MSSATTDSRDTTGYPPGTEFAALANADASLYSWAAEDRQGFWAEQARKLDWAQPWSQVLDWSDAPVAKWFVGGKLNVAYNCVDRHVLAGYGDQVAIHWEGEPGDSRDITYGELRDEVCRAANYFTELGLRAGDRVAIYMPMVPEAIVSMLACARLGLTHSVVFAGFSPTALRQRVDDAEARLVVTTDGQWRRGTAAPLKAAVDEALGGAPSTVEHVLVVRRTGIEVPWTDGRDLWWHDTVTDASPEHEAQAFDAEHPLFILYTSGTTGKPKGILHTSGGYLTQTAYTHHNVFDHKAGQDVYWCTADIGWVTGHSYIVYGPLANRATQVVYEGTPNSPDEHRHFRIIEKYGVSIYYTAPTLVRTFMKWGREIPDAHDLSSLRLLGSVGEPINPEAWRWYREVIGGDRTPIVDTWWQTETGSIMISPLPGVTAAKPGAAMTPLPGISAKVVDDDSVELGRGAAGLLVLDQPWPSMLRGIWGDMDRFRDTYWARFAAAGWYFAGDGAKLDADGDLWVLGRVDDVMNVSGHRISTAEVESALVGHAGVAEAAVVGASDETTGQAIVAFVILAAGAANTGETLVTDLKAAVSHEISPIARPREIHLVPELPKTRSGKIMRRLLRDVAEGRELGDTSTLVDPKVFEAIARG, encoded by the coding sequence TTGTCCAGCGCCACCACTGATTCCCGCGACACCACCGGCTACCCGCCCGGCACCGAGTTCGCCGCCCTGGCGAATGCCGATGCATCCCTGTACAGCTGGGCCGCCGAGGATCGGCAGGGGTTCTGGGCCGAGCAGGCGCGCAAGCTCGACTGGGCGCAACCGTGGTCGCAGGTGCTGGACTGGAGTGACGCGCCGGTCGCCAAGTGGTTCGTCGGCGGCAAGCTGAACGTCGCCTACAACTGCGTCGACCGGCACGTGCTCGCGGGGTACGGCGACCAGGTCGCCATCCACTGGGAGGGCGAGCCCGGCGACTCCCGCGATATCACCTACGGGGAACTGCGCGACGAAGTGTGCAGGGCCGCCAATTATTTCACCGAGCTGGGTCTGCGGGCGGGTGATCGGGTCGCCATCTATATGCCGATGGTGCCCGAGGCCATCGTCTCGATGCTGGCCTGTGCCCGGCTCGGCCTCACCCACTCGGTGGTGTTCGCAGGGTTCTCCCCCACCGCCCTGCGCCAACGAGTCGACGACGCCGAAGCCCGGTTGGTCGTCACCACCGACGGGCAGTGGCGGCGTGGGACGGCGGCGCCGCTGAAGGCGGCCGTAGACGAGGCGCTCGGCGGTGCGCCGTCCACCGTCGAACACGTATTGGTGGTGCGGCGCACCGGAATCGAGGTGCCCTGGACCGACGGCCGCGACCTGTGGTGGCACGACACCGTCACCGATGCCTCGCCGGAGCACGAGGCGCAGGCCTTCGACGCCGAGCACCCGCTGTTCATCCTCTACACCTCCGGCACCACCGGAAAACCCAAGGGCATCCTGCACACCAGCGGCGGCTACCTCACCCAGACCGCCTACACCCACCACAACGTCTTCGATCACAAAGCCGGACAAGACGTCTACTGGTGCACCGCCGACATCGGCTGGGTCACCGGCCACAGCTACATCGTCTACGGACCACTGGCCAACCGCGCCACCCAAGTGGTCTACGAGGGCACGCCGAACTCACCCGACGAGCACCGGCATTTCCGGATCATCGAAAAGTACGGCGTCAGCATCTATTACACGGCACCGACACTGGTCCGCACCTTCATGAAATGGGGTCGCGAGATCCCCGACGCGCACGACCTGTCCTCGCTGCGGTTGCTCGGCAGCGTCGGCGAGCCGATCAACCCGGAAGCGTGGCGCTGGTACCGCGAGGTCATCGGCGGCGATCGCACGCCGATCGTGGACACCTGGTGGCAGACCGAGACCGGCTCGATCATGATCTCGCCGCTGCCCGGGGTCACCGCCGCCAAGCCCGGCGCGGCGATGACACCGCTGCCCGGCATCTCGGCCAAGGTGGTCGACGACGACAGCGTCGAACTCGGCCGCGGCGCAGCCGGATTGCTTGTGCTCGACCAGCCGTGGCCGTCGATGCTGCGCGGCATCTGGGGCGACATGGACCGGTTCCGCGACACCTACTGGGCCCGATTCGCCGCCGCCGGTTGGTATTTCGCCGGTGACGGCGCGAAGCTCGACGCCGACGGCGATCTCTGGGTGCTCGGCCGGGTGGACGACGTGATGAACGTGTCCGGGCACCGGATCTCCACCGCGGAAGTGGAATCGGCGCTGGTCGGTCATGCCGGGGTCGCCGAGGCCGCGGTGGTCGGGGCCAGTGACGAGACCACCGGACAGGCCATCGTCGCCTTCGTCATTCTCGCCGCGGGCGCGGCGAACACGGGCGAGACCCTTGTCACAGATCTGAAAGCGGCGGTCTCGCACGAGATCAGCCCGATCGCCCGGCCCCGCGAGATCCATCTCGTGCCGGAACTCCCGAAGACCCGCAGCGGCAAGATCATGCGCCGGCTGCTGCGTGACGTGGCCGAAGGCCGCGAACTCGGCGACACCTCGACCCTGGTCGACCCCAAGGTCTTCGAGGCCATCGCCCGCGGGTGA
- a CDS encoding solute symporter family protein — translation MNHLDTYAAAATVGEPVANIAIFGVFVAITMVVVIRASRSNATAADFFTGGRGFSGPQNGIAIAGDYLSAASFLGIAGAIAVYGYDGFLYSIGFLVAWLVALLLVAEMLRNTGKFTMADVLSFRLKQGPVRTAAALTTLAVSLFYLLAQMAGAGGLVALLLDISDKTGQAVVIAVVGVLMIVYVLVGGMKGTTWVQIIKAVLLITGAALMTIMVFAKFGFNLSDILGSAQEHVADSTNKAVAARDVLAPGAQYGGSATSKLNFLSLGLALVLGTAGLPHVLMRFYTVPTAKEARRSVVWAIGLIGAFYLFTLVLGYGAAAIVGPDRILAAAGGQNSAAPLLAFELGGVILLGIISAVAFATILAVVAGLTITAATSFAHDIYAGVVKRGKVDDVKQVKVSRITAVVIGVIAIGLGILANGQNIAFLVALAFAVAAAANLPTILYSLFWRRFNTTGALFSMYGGLISTIVLIVFSPAVSGNKTAMLPGSDFDWFPLSNPGIVSIPLAFVLGIVGTLIGKPDEDPAKAAEMEVRSLTGVGAEKAVAH, via the coding sequence GTGAATCATCTCGACACCTACGCCGCCGCGGCCACCGTCGGCGAGCCCGTGGCGAACATCGCCATCTTCGGCGTGTTCGTCGCGATCACCATGGTCGTGGTGATCCGCGCCAGCCGCAGCAATGCCACCGCCGCCGACTTCTTCACCGGCGGCCGCGGCTTCTCCGGCCCGCAGAACGGCATCGCCATCGCCGGTGACTATCTTTCCGCCGCAAGCTTTCTCGGCATCGCCGGCGCGATCGCGGTGTACGGCTACGACGGCTTCCTGTACTCCATCGGGTTCCTGGTCGCCTGGCTGGTCGCGCTGCTGCTGGTCGCCGAAATGCTGCGGAACACCGGCAAATTCACCATGGCCGACGTACTCAGCTTCCGGTTGAAGCAGGGTCCGGTGCGCACCGCCGCGGCGTTGACCACACTGGCGGTGTCGCTGTTCTATCTGCTGGCCCAGATGGCCGGCGCCGGCGGTCTGGTCGCGCTGCTGCTCGACATCTCCGACAAGACCGGGCAAGCGGTCGTGATCGCCGTGGTCGGCGTGCTGATGATCGTGTACGTGCTGGTCGGCGGCATGAAGGGCACCACATGGGTGCAGATCATCAAGGCCGTGCTGCTGATCACCGGCGCCGCGCTGATGACGATCATGGTGTTCGCCAAGTTCGGCTTCAACCTGTCCGACATCCTCGGCTCGGCGCAGGAGCACGTCGCCGATTCGACGAACAAGGCCGTGGCCGCCCGGGACGTGCTCGCACCCGGCGCGCAGTACGGCGGCAGCGCCACCTCGAAACTGAACTTCCTGTCTCTCGGTTTGGCGCTGGTGCTCGGTACCGCGGGTCTGCCGCACGTGCTGATGCGCTTCTACACCGTGCCGACCGCGAAGGAGGCGCGCCGATCAGTCGTGTGGGCGATCGGGCTGATCGGCGCGTTCTACCTGTTCACCCTGGTGCTCGGCTACGGCGCCGCCGCCATCGTCGGCCCGGACCGGATCCTGGCCGCCGCGGGCGGACAGAACTCGGCGGCCCCGCTGCTCGCGTTCGAACTCGGCGGCGTGATCCTGCTCGGCATCATCTCCGCGGTCGCGTTCGCCACCATCCTCGCGGTGGTCGCGGGCCTCACCATCACGGCGGCCACTTCGTTCGCGCACGACATCTACGCCGGCGTCGTCAAGCGCGGCAAGGTCGACGATGTCAAGCAGGTCAAGGTATCCCGGATCACCGCGGTGGTGATCGGCGTGATCGCGATCGGTCTCGGCATCCTGGCGAACGGGCAGAACATCGCCTTCCTGGTGGCGCTGGCGTTCGCGGTGGCGGCCGCGGCGAACCTGCCGACCATCCTGTACTCGCTGTTCTGGCGGCGGTTCAACACCACCGGCGCGCTGTTCAGCATGTACGGCGGCCTGATCTCGACCATCGTGCTGATCGTCTTCTCCCCCGCCGTGTCCGGCAACAAGACCGCGATGCTGCCCGGCTCCGATTTCGACTGGTTCCCGCTGTCCAACCCCGGAATCGTCTCCATTCCTTTGGCTTTCGTGCTCGGCATCGTCGGCACCCTGATCGGCAAGCCCGACGAGGACCCGGCCAAGGCGGCGGAGATGGAGGTCCGCTCGCTGACCGGGGTCGGCGCGGAGAAGGCGGTCGCGCACTGA